A genome region from Stenotrophomonas maltophilia includes the following:
- a CDS encoding DegT/DnrJ/EryC1/StrS family aminotransferase codes for MSLFARELPPTAGLPMQASDFLPGGGDLRAILASQLGTPPLQLTCSGTHALLIALRTLRKRAPKRDTVILPAYTCPLVPIAVHSLGLRVQLCDTRPGHFDFDPGQLSRLADARTLAILPTHLGGRIADVELACEVARGAGAWVIEDAAQALGARVGNTSVGLRGDIGFFSMAAGKGLSLHEGGLLVSRDDELRAALAAHAAEQVHSSLRWELLRSVQLLGLAACYRPSLLSMVYGNPLRSALQRGDLEEAVGDIFPLEIPQHRVSQWRQNIGAHAARRLPAFLQAGRLRALQLRVQLAQLPAVEVVDGLAGTGGTWPMLMLLLPSQRARDAVLEDLWPRGLGASRMFIHALPDYAYLRGIVPAAEVPNARDFAARMLTLGNSAWQTREETSEILQVLARA; via the coding sequence ATGAGCCTGTTCGCGCGCGAGCTGCCGCCCACCGCCGGCCTGCCCATGCAGGCCAGCGACTTCCTCCCCGGCGGTGGCGACCTTCGCGCGATCCTGGCCAGCCAGCTCGGCACACCGCCGCTGCAGTTGACCTGTTCCGGCACGCACGCGCTGCTGATCGCCCTGCGCACGCTGCGCAAGCGCGCACCCAAGCGCGACACCGTGATCCTGCCGGCCTATACCTGCCCGCTGGTGCCGATCGCGGTTCACAGCCTGGGCCTGCGCGTGCAGCTGTGCGACACCCGCCCCGGCCACTTCGATTTCGATCCTGGCCAGCTCAGCCGCCTGGCCGATGCACGCACGCTGGCGATCCTGCCCACCCACCTGGGCGGGCGCATCGCCGATGTCGAGCTGGCCTGCGAGGTTGCACGCGGCGCTGGCGCGTGGGTGATCGAAGATGCCGCGCAGGCGCTCGGTGCACGCGTCGGCAACACCAGTGTCGGCTTGCGCGGTGATATCGGATTCTTCAGCATGGCCGCCGGCAAGGGCCTGAGCCTGCACGAAGGCGGCCTGCTGGTCAGCCGCGATGACGAGCTGCGTGCCGCGCTGGCCGCACATGCCGCCGAACAGGTGCATTCCAGCCTGCGCTGGGAACTGCTGCGCAGCGTGCAGCTGCTCGGCCTGGCCGCCTGCTATCGGCCATCGCTCCTATCGATGGTGTATGGAAATCCACTGCGCAGTGCGCTGCAGCGTGGCGACCTGGAAGAAGCGGTCGGTGACATTTTCCCGCTGGAGATTCCGCAGCACCGGGTCAGCCAGTGGCGGCAGAACATCGGAGCCCATGCCGCGCGGCGGTTGCCTGCATTCCTGCAGGCAGGTCGCCTGCGTGCATTGCAACTGCGCGTGCAGCTGGCACAGCTGCCGGCGGTGGAAGTGGTCGATGGGCTGGCCGGTACCGGCGGAACCTGGCCGATGCTGATGCTGCTGCTGCCCAGCCAGCGGGCCCGCGATGCCGTACTGGAAGACCTGTGGCCACGCGGACTCGGCGCCAGCCGCATGTTCATCCATGCCCTGCCCGACTACGCGTACCTGCGCGGCATCGTGCCGGCCGCCGAAGTGCCCAACGCACGCGACTTCGCCGCACGCATGCTGACCCTTGGCAACAGCGCCTGGCAGACCCGTGAAGAGACGTCCGAAATACTGCAGGTCCTGGCCCGCGCCTGA
- a CDS encoding MtnX-like HAD-IB family phosphatase: protein MHWSILCDFDGTISLEDVIDSLLEKYGQPGWQALEDQWKAGKIGSRECMQGQVRLLKLDPATLDAHLDQVQIDPGFVAFVARAEQLGLPLRIVSDGLDYAIHRILANHGLSRLPVVANHLRWCEDHWELESPYQAEGCRSGTCKCTCAAQARANEAPRVLMIGDGSSDFCVSEEADFVFAKRRLITHCTNAGIEHAAIDTFHDAIALLPRLLDGSLLQPRRIDASPQPDVLPLLLATA from the coding sequence ATGCACTGGAGCATCCTGTGTGACTTCGACGGCACCATCAGCCTCGAAGATGTCATCGACTCGCTGCTGGAGAAGTACGGCCAGCCGGGCTGGCAGGCGCTGGAAGACCAGTGGAAGGCCGGAAAGATCGGTTCGCGCGAATGCATGCAGGGCCAGGTGCGGCTGCTGAAGCTGGACCCGGCCACGCTTGATGCGCACCTGGACCAGGTGCAGATCGACCCGGGCTTCGTCGCCTTCGTCGCCCGCGCCGAGCAGCTGGGCCTGCCGCTGCGCATCGTCAGCGACGGCCTGGACTATGCGATCCACCGCATCCTCGCCAACCATGGCCTGTCGCGGCTGCCGGTGGTGGCCAACCACCTGCGCTGGTGCGAAGACCACTGGGAACTGGAATCACCCTACCAGGCCGAGGGCTGCCGCAGCGGCACCTGCAAGTGCACCTGCGCCGCGCAGGCACGTGCCAACGAAGCACCGCGCGTGCTGATGATCGGCGACGGCAGCTCGGATTTCTGCGTGTCCGAAGAAGCCGACTTCGTGTTCGCCAAGCGCCGCCTGATCACCCATTGCACGAATGCCGGCATCGAGCATGCCGCCATCGACACCTTCCACGATGCAATCGCGCTGTTGCCGCGCCTGCTCGATGGCAGCCTGCTGCAGCCACGTCGCATCGACGCCAGCCCGCAGCCCGACGTACTGCCCCTGCTGCTGGCCACCGCCTGA
- a CDS encoding aspartate aminotransferase family protein, which produces MNIFDKNADAAASDAQLLADEARYSSFGDTVHYVDPPKIFQRGEGSYMFDGAGVPYLDLQMWYSACNFGYSNKRLNDALKDQIDTLPQVASQYLHPTRVQLAKTIAVDMHEKFGLDGRVHFNVGGAQAIEDSLKIVRNARGGKSLMFAFEGGYHGRTLGASSITSSYRYRRRYGHFGERAMFIPFPYPFRRPKGMTPDEYSDHCVWQFERLFESEYNGVWDPKVGQAEYAAFYVEPIQGTGGYVIPPRNFFTGLKRVLDKYGILMVVDEIQMGFWRTGKLWSIEHFGVTPDVLVFGKALTNGLNPLSGLWAREELINPTVFPPGSTHSTFNSNPLGTRLGLEVLKLGKEMDYERTVPEKGAYFLDGLRGLQKRHPEIGDVDGLGLALRAEICQADGYTPNKELLDRMVDIGLAGDLLHDGKRMGLVLDVGGWYKNVITFAPSLDISYEEIDLAITLLDQALTKAKG; this is translated from the coding sequence ATGAACATTTTTGACAAGAACGCCGACGCCGCTGCCTCCGACGCGCAGCTGCTGGCCGACGAAGCCCGCTACAGCTCCTTCGGCGACACCGTCCACTACGTCGACCCGCCGAAGATCTTCCAGCGTGGCGAAGGCAGCTATATGTTCGACGGTGCGGGCGTGCCCTACCTCGACCTGCAGATGTGGTACTCGGCCTGCAACTTCGGCTACAGCAACAAGCGCCTGAACGACGCGCTGAAGGACCAGATCGACACCCTGCCGCAGGTCGCCAGCCAGTACCTGCACCCGACCCGCGTGCAGCTGGCCAAGACCATTGCCGTGGACATGCACGAGAAGTTCGGCCTCGATGGCCGCGTGCACTTCAACGTCGGCGGTGCACAGGCCATCGAGGATTCGCTGAAGATCGTGCGCAACGCGCGCGGCGGAAAGAGCCTGATGTTCGCCTTCGAAGGCGGCTACCACGGCCGTACCCTGGGTGCCTCGTCGATCACCTCCAGCTACCGCTACCGCCGCCGCTACGGTCACTTCGGCGAGCGCGCGATGTTCATCCCGTTCCCGTATCCCTTCCGCCGCCCGAAGGGCATGACCCCGGACGAGTACTCCGACCACTGCGTGTGGCAGTTCGAGCGCCTGTTCGAAAGCGAGTACAACGGCGTGTGGGATCCCAAGGTCGGCCAGGCCGAGTACGCCGCGTTCTACGTCGAGCCGATCCAGGGTACCGGCGGCTACGTCATCCCGCCGCGCAACTTCTTCACCGGCCTCAAGCGCGTGCTGGACAAGTACGGCATCCTGATGGTGGTCGATGAAATCCAGATGGGCTTCTGGCGCACCGGCAAGCTGTGGTCGATCGAGCACTTCGGCGTGACCCCGGACGTGCTGGTGTTCGGCAAGGCGCTGACCAACGGCCTGAACCCGCTGTCGGGCCTGTGGGCACGCGAAGAGCTGATCAACCCGACCGTATTCCCGCCGGGCTCCACCCATTCCACCTTCAACTCCAACCCGCTGGGCACCCGCCTGGGCCTGGAAGTGCTGAAGCTGGGCAAGGAAATGGATTACGAGCGCACCGTGCCGGAAAAGGGCGCGTACTTCCTCGACGGCCTGCGTGGCCTGCAGAAGCGTCACCCGGAAATCGGCGACGTCGACGGCCTGGGCCTGGCCCTGCGCGCGGAAATCTGCCAGGCCGACGGCTACACGCCGAACAAGGAACTGCTGGACCGCATGGTCGACATCGGCCTGGCCGGCGACCTGCTGCATGACGGCAAGCGCATGGGCCTCGTGCTCGACGTGGGTGGCTGGTACAAGAACGTGATCACCTTCGCGCCGTCGCTGGACATCAGCTACGAAGAGATCGACCTGGCGATCACCCTGCTCGACCAGGCGCTGACCAAGGCCAAGGGCTGA
- a CDS encoding GNAT family N-acetyltransferase, translated as MEMTSRASSTALEPAALLEGFLAHPPLGFEAGRLPSGLPTFRAPLDLTTTMDDALRSKLLGLPLSRLWRPWITWKTRFVGATSTEYTPLPAHVAPEALAEDVTRHAIGDTRLLVVKDLAIDSPLLDDAANAHSAAFLQALLARGFVELEGMPLAWVAIDFDSIDGYLGRLSSSRRKNIRRKLRSRDDLQIDCIATGDPALADPRLQAELHALYLGVYAQSAVHFDQLDLPYLQHLLADSQGQGRMFLYRHEGQLIGWNLCYVHAGKLVDKYIGLAYPQSREHNLYAVSWMHNLEYALQHSLSHYVAGWTDSRIKAELGASFTSTRHAIHARSPLLRAALRRLAPHLQGEPDGGG; from the coding sequence ATGGAAATGACGTCACGTGCGTCCAGCACCGCGCTGGAACCGGCCGCGCTGCTGGAGGGCTTCCTGGCCCACCCGCCGCTCGGATTCGAGGCAGGCCGCCTTCCCAGCGGCCTGCCGACCTTCCGTGCACCGCTCGACCTGACCACCACGATGGACGACGCGCTGCGCAGCAAGCTGCTCGGCCTGCCGCTGTCGCGCCTGTGGCGGCCGTGGATCACCTGGAAGACCCGCTTCGTCGGTGCCACCAGCACCGAGTACACCCCGCTGCCGGCACACGTCGCGCCGGAGGCGCTGGCCGAGGACGTGACGCGTCACGCGATCGGCGATACCCGGCTGCTGGTGGTCAAGGACCTGGCCATCGATTCACCGCTGCTGGACGACGCGGCCAATGCGCACAGCGCCGCCTTCCTGCAGGCATTGCTGGCACGCGGCTTCGTTGAACTGGAAGGCATGCCGCTGGCCTGGGTGGCGATCGATTTCGATTCGATCGACGGCTATCTCGGCCGCCTGTCGTCCTCGCGCCGCAAGAACATCCGGCGCAAGCTGCGCTCGCGCGACGACCTGCAGATCGACTGCATCGCCACCGGTGATCCGGCCCTGGCCGACCCACGGCTGCAGGCCGAACTGCATGCGCTGTACCTGGGCGTGTATGCGCAGAGCGCGGTGCACTTCGACCAGCTCGACCTGCCCTACCTGCAGCACCTGCTGGCCGACAGCCAGGGGCAGGGCCGGATGTTCCTGTACCGCCACGAGGGCCAGCTGATCGGCTGGAACCTGTGCTACGTGCATGCCGGCAAGCTGGTGGACAAGTACATCGGCCTGGCGTACCCGCAGTCGCGCGAGCACAACCTGTACGCGGTCAGCTGGATGCACAACCTCGAGTACGCCCTGCAGCACAGCCTGAGCCACTACGTGGCCGGCTGGACCGACTCGCGGATCAAGGCCGAGCTGGGGGCCAGCTTCACCTCCACCCGGCACGCGATCCACGCCCGCTCACCGCTGCTGCGCGCCGCATTGCGCAGGCTGGCCCCGCATCTGCAGGGCGAACCTGATGGAGGCGGTTGA
- a CDS encoding bleomycin resistance protein produces MPQTVIPQLRMRHADTTLPFYVQGLGFVVDWEHRFEPGFPLFAQLTRDGQTIFLTEHSGDCELGGAVYFIVEDLDALYRAFSAAGVPIEQPPHDTEWGSREMLLRDPDGNRLRFATHVD; encoded by the coding sequence ATGCCCCAGACCGTCATCCCGCAGCTGCGCATGCGCCACGCCGACACCACCCTGCCGTTCTACGTGCAGGGGCTGGGCTTCGTGGTCGACTGGGAACACCGCTTCGAGCCCGGCTTCCCGCTGTTCGCCCAGCTCACCCGCGATGGCCAGACGATCTTCCTCACCGAACACAGCGGCGACTGCGAGCTGGGCGGCGCGGTGTACTTCATCGTCGAGGATCTCGACGCCCTGTACCGCGCCTTCAGCGCGGCCGGCGTGCCGATCGAACAGCCGCCGCACGACACCGAGTGGGGCAGCCGCGAGATGCTGCTGCGCGACCCTGACGGCAACCGGCTGCGCTTCGCCACCCACGTGGACTGA
- a CDS encoding ParD-like family protein produces MGIVNIDDTLHDQLRRACTVSSRSINAQANFWIRVGMLCEMNPTLSFQDIVASELRAAGVQALAPGRA; encoded by the coding sequence ATGGGCATCGTCAACATCGATGACACCCTGCACGACCAGCTGCGCCGTGCCTGCACCGTCTCCAGCCGCTCGATCAACGCCCAGGCCAACTTCTGGATCCGGGTCGGCATGTTGTGCGAGATGAACCCCACGCTGAGCTTCCAGGACATCGTCGCCAGCGAACTGCGCGCGGCCGGGGTACAGGCGCTGGCGCCCGGGCGGGCCTGA
- the map gene encoding type I methionyl aminopeptidase, whose translation MIKQPHEIALMAESGRLLAQVFAALDRLPLQGRSTMQINDFVERMIVDELQARPASKGQYGFPYVLNTSIDNVICHGVPSTTDVLRNGQIVNLDITLEKNGYIADSSTTYLVGEVDYAARRLVQTTYQAMWEGIAAVRPGARLGDIGHAIARHARSHGYSVVKEYCGHGIGQEMHEEPQILHYGHPNTGMVLEDGMVFTIEPMLNQGKPAIRQQPDEWPVYTRDGKLSAQFEHTVAVTRNGVRVLTLRPGEAPLCAVDAA comes from the coding sequence ATGATCAAGCAGCCGCACGAGATCGCGCTGATGGCCGAATCCGGGCGCCTGCTGGCGCAGGTGTTCGCCGCGCTCGACCGGTTGCCGCTGCAGGGCCGCAGCACGATGCAGATCAACGACTTCGTCGAGCGCATGATCGTCGACGAGCTGCAGGCGCGGCCGGCCAGCAAGGGCCAGTACGGCTTCCCGTACGTGCTCAACACCTCGATCGACAACGTCATCTGCCACGGCGTGCCCAGCACCACCGACGTGCTGCGCAACGGCCAGATCGTCAACCTCGACATCACCCTGGAAAAGAACGGCTACATCGCTGATTCCAGTACCACCTACCTGGTCGGCGAGGTCGACTACGCCGCACGCCGGCTGGTACAGACCACCTACCAGGCGATGTGGGAAGGCATCGCCGCGGTGCGCCCCGGCGCGCGGCTGGGCGACATCGGCCACGCCATCGCCCGCCACGCGCGCAGCCACGGCTACAGCGTGGTGAAAGAATACTGCGGGCACGGCATTGGTCAGGAAATGCACGAGGAACCACAGATCCTGCATTACGGCCATCCCAACACTGGCATGGTGCTGGAAGACGGCATGGTGTTCACCATCGAACCGATGCTCAACCAGGGCAAGCCGGCGATCCGCCAGCAGCCGGACGAGTGGCCGGTCTACACCCGCGACGGCAAGCTGTCGGCGCAGTTCGAGCACACGGTGGCGGTAACCCGCAACGGCGTGCGCGTGCTGACCCTGCGCCCTGGCGAAGCGCCTCTGTGCGCGGTGGACGCGGCCTAG
- a CDS encoding LysE/ArgO family amino acid transporter — MWITAFAAGLFAGAGLIIAIGAQNAFVLRQGLQQRHVGRVVLACAGADIALILAGVGGMGALVLQWPLLLQVLRFGGAAFLLWYGVQAGLRAWRGGSVLAAAEAQAGSARQVLLTCLAFTLLNPHVYLDTVVLLGSLSTRYPGDLRWAFGAGACLASVAWFCALGYGARLLQPVFRRPGAWRVLDAAVAAFMFCLATLLLVRPL; from the coding sequence ATGTGGATCACCGCTTTCGCTGCCGGCCTGTTCGCAGGCGCCGGTCTCATCATCGCCATCGGTGCGCAGAACGCCTTCGTGCTGCGCCAGGGCCTTCAGCAGCGGCATGTGGGCAGGGTGGTGCTGGCCTGCGCCGGCGCGGATATCGCGTTGATCCTGGCCGGCGTGGGCGGCATGGGCGCACTGGTGCTGCAGTGGCCGCTGCTGCTGCAGGTGCTGCGCTTCGGTGGCGCGGCGTTCCTGCTCTGGTATGGCGTGCAGGCCGGGCTGCGCGCGTGGCGCGGTGGCAGCGTACTGGCCGCCGCCGAGGCGCAGGCCGGCAGTGCGCGCCAGGTGCTGCTGACCTGCCTGGCCTTCACCCTGCTCAATCCGCACGTCTACCTGGATACCGTGGTGCTGCTGGGCAGCCTGTCCACGCGCTATCCGGGTGACCTGCGCTGGGCCTTCGGCGCCGGGGCGTGCCTGGCCAGCGTGGCCTGGTTCTGCGCGCTGGGCTATGGCGCGCGACTGTTGCAGCCGGTGTTCCGCAGGCCAGGTGCCTGGCGGGTGCTGGATGCCGCCGTGGCGGCCTTCATGTTCTGCCTGGCGACACTGTTGCTGGTGCGCCCGCTCTAG
- a CDS encoding LysR family transcriptional regulator ArgP, whose product MDLVHPQLSAFAAVLEEGSFEAAARRLSISPSALSQRIRALEDRLGQVLLVRQAPCRPTAAGEALLRRVRPMQALEAEALAELLPERGSDTGRMPIPLAVNDDSLDTWFVPAVADLHQRHGYLFDLRMDDQDHTLQLLRDGSVLGAVTAEGRPVKGCNVHPLGAMRYQAIASPGFARRYFSDGMQAATLAHAPMLVFNRKDELQWRFVRRLTRARLQPPLHYLPSSTGFVEAAACGLGWGMAPENLVASAVRAGRVVVLEPRRWLDVPLYWQHAAVRSSTLQHITQALRTAASGILR is encoded by the coding sequence GTGGACCTGGTACATCCGCAACTGTCCGCATTCGCAGCCGTGCTGGAAGAAGGAAGCTTCGAGGCTGCTGCACGCCGCCTGTCGATCAGCCCGTCGGCACTGTCGCAACGGATCAGGGCACTGGAAGACCGGCTCGGCCAAGTGCTGCTGGTGCGCCAGGCCCCGTGCCGGCCTACCGCCGCCGGTGAGGCGCTGCTGCGCCGCGTGCGACCCATGCAGGCCCTGGAAGCCGAGGCCCTGGCCGAGCTGCTGCCCGAACGCGGCAGCGACACCGGACGCATGCCAATCCCTCTGGCGGTCAACGATGACTCGCTCGATACATGGTTCGTGCCGGCCGTCGCCGACCTCCACCAGCGCCATGGCTACCTGTTCGACCTGCGCATGGACGACCAGGACCATACCCTGCAACTGCTGCGCGATGGCAGCGTGCTGGGTGCGGTCACGGCCGAAGGCCGGCCGGTGAAGGGCTGCAACGTGCACCCGCTGGGCGCCATGCGCTACCAGGCAATTGCTTCGCCCGGCTTCGCCCGCCGGTACTTCAGCGATGGCATGCAGGCCGCAACCCTGGCGCACGCACCGATGCTGGTGTTCAACCGCAAAGATGAACTGCAATGGCGCTTCGTGCGACGGCTGACCCGCGCCCGCCTGCAGCCGCCGCTACACTACCTGCCCTCCTCCACCGGTTTCGTCGAAGCCGCTGCGTGCGGACTCGGCTGGGGCATGGCCCCGGAAAACCTGGTCGCGTCCGCCGTGCGCGCCGGCCGGGTGGTGGTACTGGAACCCCGCCGCTGGCTCGATGTGCCGCTGTACTGGCAGCATGCCGCCGTGCGCTCAAGTACGCTGCAGCACATCACCCAGGCGCTGCGCACTGCGGCCAGCGGCATCCTTCGTTGA
- a CDS encoding TolC family protein: MGVIGRRTRMHRANAALALALATCLPIAASAQNNNDAPALDWEQARQRLEQVSDALAAADAAVRNKQDLQDATRLLRLPEITGEVRRLQFQKTLTLPLGSLAPVAEAFGIDSPLSFTERDWRTRPVVTAVLPLYTGGVIPAAQRAASAAHEQASAEREAQRQSLTVQLAQAYFGQRLAEQAVDVRRDVRDGLNRHLSDAEKLEREGFATRAQRLQATVARDKAEREYQKTVNDLATLKAALATLLRSGGEVQPVSPLFVQRVPLEPVTSFERTAQARQPQIARLRAMVAQAEQGVRVQQAKLKPQIFAFGQYDFRRRDEMLTDPDWAFGIGLKYTFLSPNSRPAQISAARAQQEQAEAGLREAENQVALGVRKAWNELETARQQYVLLDSSIAQAQENLRLQELAFREGQATSLDVIDARLGLGGARVERAQAAYQYDIALAQLLEVSGQMDRFEEYRRRADEVIDHE, from the coding sequence ATGGGCGTGATCGGCCGACGTACAAGGATGCACCGGGCGAATGCCGCGCTGGCGCTGGCGCTGGCGACCTGCCTGCCAATTGCTGCGTCCGCGCAGAACAACAACGACGCACCTGCATTGGACTGGGAACAGGCGCGGCAACGCCTGGAGCAGGTCTCCGATGCACTGGCAGCCGCTGATGCAGCGGTACGCAACAAGCAGGACCTGCAGGACGCCACCCGCCTGCTGCGCCTGCCGGAGATCACCGGTGAAGTGCGCCGCCTGCAGTTCCAGAAGACCCTCACCCTGCCACTGGGCTCGCTGGCCCCCGTGGCTGAAGCCTTCGGCATCGATTCACCACTGTCGTTCACCGAGCGCGACTGGCGTACCCGTCCCGTCGTCACCGCGGTGCTGCCGCTGTACACCGGCGGCGTGATTCCGGCCGCTCAACGTGCCGCGAGCGCGGCCCACGAACAGGCCAGTGCCGAGCGCGAGGCACAGCGCCAATCGCTGACCGTGCAGCTGGCACAGGCCTATTTCGGCCAGCGCCTTGCCGAGCAGGCGGTGGACGTACGCCGTGATGTGCGCGATGGCTTGAATCGCCACCTGTCAGACGCAGAAAAGCTGGAACGCGAGGGCTTCGCCACCCGTGCCCAGCGCCTGCAGGCCACCGTGGCCCGTGACAAGGCCGAGCGCGAGTACCAGAAGACGGTGAACGACCTGGCCACGCTGAAGGCCGCGCTGGCCACGCTGCTGCGCAGTGGCGGCGAGGTGCAGCCGGTGTCGCCGCTGTTCGTGCAGCGCGTGCCGCTGGAACCCGTGACCAGCTTCGAGCGCACGGCGCAGGCGCGCCAGCCGCAGATCGCGCGCCTGCGAGCGATGGTGGCGCAGGCCGAACAAGGCGTACGTGTACAGCAGGCCAAGCTGAAGCCGCAGATCTTCGCCTTCGGCCAATACGACTTCCGCCGCCGCGACGAGATGCTGACCGATCCGGACTGGGCGTTCGGCATCGGCCTGAAGTACACCTTCCTGTCGCCGAACTCTCGGCCGGCGCAGATCAGCGCCGCGCGCGCGCAGCAGGAGCAGGCCGAAGCCGGCCTGCGCGAAGCCGAGAACCAGGTCGCACTAGGCGTGCGCAAGGCCTGGAATGAACTGGAGACTGCGCGCCAGCAGTACGTGCTGCTCGACAGCAGCATCGCCCAGGCACAGGAAAACCTGCGCCTGCAGGAGCTGGCGTTCCGCGAGGGCCAGGCTACTTCGCTTGATGTAATCGACGCACGGCTCGGCCTGGGCGGTGCCCGTGTCGAGCGCGCGCAGGCCGCCTACCAATACGATATTGCGTTGGCGCAGTTGCTGGAGGTCAGTGGACAGATGGACCGTTTTGAAGAATACCGGCGCCGTGCGGACGAGGTGATCGACCATGAGTGA
- a CDS encoding HlyD family secretion protein, whose protein sequence is MSDVLHDEAKTPPGKRRLGPILLVVLLVAVVLGLWLAWRSPADQIQGMADADTINVAAKITARVAELKVREGDRVQAGQVLFLLDSPEVAAKEQQAHGALAAAQAVADKADEGARSEDIRAAEANWKRAEAGATLAEATYQRVQNLFNEGVMTRQKRDEAQAQATSSRELARAARAQYDMALAGAREQDKRAAQGQVQQAQGAVAEVNAARAEVEGRAPVAGEINKRMADPGELVPAGYPVFTLVDIDRMWVAMNLRESQMQGLKVGSKLQGNVPALGLDGEFEVYFINPAGDYATWRTTRQSSGYDVRSFEVRVRPVRRIEGFRPGMSVLFAWPQH, encoded by the coding sequence ATGAGTGATGTGCTGCACGACGAAGCGAAAACGCCCCCGGGCAAGCGACGGCTGGGACCGATCCTGCTGGTGGTCCTGCTGGTCGCAGTGGTGCTCGGCCTGTGGCTGGCCTGGCGCAGCCCGGCCGATCAGATCCAGGGCATGGCCGATGCGGACACCATCAACGTGGCCGCCAAGATCACCGCGCGCGTGGCCGAACTGAAGGTGCGCGAGGGCGACCGCGTGCAGGCCGGGCAGGTGCTGTTCCTGCTCGACAGCCCCGAAGTGGCCGCCAAGGAACAGCAGGCGCACGGCGCTTTGGCCGCCGCACAGGCAGTGGCCGACAAGGCCGACGAGGGCGCGCGCAGCGAAGACATCCGCGCCGCCGAAGCGAACTGGAAGCGCGCAGAAGCCGGTGCGACGCTGGCCGAGGCCACCTACCAGCGCGTGCAGAACCTGTTCAACGAAGGGGTGATGACCCGGCAGAAGCGCGATGAAGCGCAGGCCCAGGCCACCAGCTCGCGCGAACTGGCGCGTGCCGCACGCGCGCAGTACGACATGGCGTTGGCCGGCGCACGCGAGCAAGACAAGCGTGCCGCGCAGGGCCAGGTGCAGCAGGCGCAGGGCGCGGTGGCCGAAGTCAACGCCGCCCGTGCCGAAGTCGAAGGACGCGCGCCGGTGGCGGGCGAGATCAACAAGCGCATGGCCGACCCGGGCGAACTGGTGCCGGCCGGCTACCCGGTATTCACCCTGGTCGACATCGATCGCATGTGGGTGGCGATGAACCTGCGCGAATCACAGATGCAGGGCCTGAAGGTCGGCAGCAAGCTGCAGGGCAACGTGCCGGCACTCGGCCTGGACGGCGAGTTCGAGGTCTACTTCATCAACCCTGCCGGCGACTATGCGACCTGGCGTACCACCCGCCAGTCGTCCGGCTACGACGTCCGCAGTTTCGAGGTGCGGGTGCGCCCGGTACGCCGCATCGAGGGCTTCCGCCCCGGCATGAGCGTGCTGTTCGCATGGCCCCAGCACTGA